One genomic window of Erinaceus europaeus chromosome 7, mEriEur2.1, whole genome shotgun sequence includes the following:
- the DDN gene encoding dendrin, protein MLDGQLFSEGPDSPREPQDEESGSCLWVQKSKLLVIEVKTISCHYSRRFPPRQPMDFQASYWARGPQSRMCGPRPVSPEPPPRRPWASRVLQEATNWRAGPPAEARAREQEKRKAASQEREAKEIERKRRRAAGARRSPPGRPRPEPRNAPRGAQLAGLLTPSRRERPGPLGRSPRPSAQPHGDPGVAGAGPWGGRRPGPPSYEAHLLLRGAAAAGPRRRWDRPPPYVAPPSYEGPHRTLGTKRGPEPSPAPASPGPAPTPTRTEGGGAKKRLDPRIYRDVLGAWGLRPGRGLLGGSPGCGTVRPRLEAARGTAEKSPGPAAVSLSSGSHGHPRAPVAGSSDPEPAPAGSPSRPRPAPRSRPHPKGSGEGKEGREHRAVPPASKGWVPSLSKQLPRQSQTLPRPWAPGGTGWRGGPREGAGPGAPEGCKEARRAHTLPRGSRGPAGEGVFVIDATCVVIRSQYVPSPRPQQVQPAPPGAPRVQGEAPGAVRGASSPPKPPGEERERAAGCPSRGPEPPHSDRGSHQPAGERGFAAGAGERGASSPEARASRIPGLPAGGAAPQEAPAQRGSPRHSAAGGAARAEASEPAAAAARCAGRGWARAPGPYAGALREAVSRIRRHTAPDSDSDEAAELSVHSGSSDGSDTEASGASWRNEPALPGTGSSTQPRQGGKTAEILGVISRSEETLFGARDARGGPQGHRDWQ, encoded by the coding sequence GTGTGGGCCGCGCCCGGTATCCCCTGAGCCGCCGCCCCGCCGACCCTGGGCCTCCAGGGTGCTGCAGGAGGCCACCAACTGGCGGGCGGGGCCCCCGGCCGAGGCCCGAGCCCGGGagcaagagaaaaggaaagcGGCGTCGCAGGAGCGGGAGGCCAAGGAGATCGAGCGGAAAAGGCGCAGGGCCGCCGGGGCCCGAAGGAGCCCCCCTGGCCGGCCGCGCCCGGAGCCCCGGAACGCGCCTCGCGGGGCCCAGCTCGCAGGGCTCCTGACTCCCTCTCGGCGGGAGCGCCCGGGGCCGCTGGGGCGGTCGCCCCGTCCATCGGCGCAGCCGCACGGCGACCCGGGGGTGGCGGGGGCGGGGCCCTGGGGGGGTCGCCGGCCCGGGCCGCCCAGCTACGAGGCACACCTGCTGCTGCGGGGCGCTGCTGCCGCGGGCCCGCGCCGTCGCTGGGACCGGCCGCCCCCCTACGTGGCGCCCCCCTCATACGAAGGCCCGCACAGGACCCTGGGGACCAAGCGAGGCCCCGAGCCGTCCCCGGCGCCCGCCTCCCCGGGCCCTGCGCCGACCCCGACCCGGACAGAGGGAGGGGGCGCGAAGAAGAGGCTGGATCCTCGCATCTACCGGGACGTCCTCGGGGCCTGGGGTCTCCGGCCGGGGCGGGGCCTCCTGGGGGGCTCCCCGGGCTGCGGGACGGTCAGGCCGAGGCTGGAAGCTGCCAGGGGGACGGCGGAGAAAAGCCCGGGGCCGGCAGCCGTGAGCCTGAGCAGCGGCAGTCACGGCCACCCCCGAGCCCCCGTGGCTGGCAGCTCGGACCCGGAGCCGGCGCCCGCGGGGTCCCCCAGCCGCCCGCGCCCGGCCCCCAGGTCCAGGCCGCACCCCAAGGGCTccggggaagggaaagaaggcagAGAGCACAGGGCTGTGCCCCCCGCTTCCAAGGGCTGGGTCCCCTCACTCAGCAAGCAGCTGCCCCGACAGAGCCAGACCCTCCCCAGACCCTGGGCCCCAGGAGGCACGGGGTGGCGGGGTGGTCCCAGAGAGGGGGCAGGACCCGGGGCCCCAGAGGGGTGCAAGGAGGCCCGCCGCGCCCACACCCTGCCCCGCGGTTCCCGCGGCCCCGCAGGAGAAGGCGTGTTTGTTATCGACGCCACATGCGTGGTGATCCGCTCCCAGTATGTCCCGAGCCCTCGACCGCAGCAGGTGCAGCCCGCACCCCCGGGGGCGCCGCGCGTGCAAGGAGAGGCCCCCGGGGCGGTGCGGGGCGCCTCCAGCCCGCCGAAGCCCCCAGGCGAGGAGCGCGAGCGGGCCGCGGGCTGCCCCTCCCGGGGCCCGGAGCCTCCGCACAGCGATCGCGGGTCACACCAGCCGGCTGGGGAGCGCGGGTTCGCAGCCGGGGCGGGGGAGCGGGGTGCGTCCTCTCCGGAGGCGCGCGCCTCCCGCATCCCGGGGCTCCCGGCCGGCGGCGCAGCTCCGCAGGAAGCCCCGGCACAGCGGGGCAGCCCGCGGCACTCGGCGGCGGGGGGCGCGGCCAGAGCGGAGGCTTCGGagcccgcggcggcggcggcgcggtgCGCGGGCCGGGGTTGGGCGCGAGCCCCGGGGCCCTACGCAGGCGCCCTGCGGGAAGCCGTGTCCCGCATCCGCCGCCACACAGCCCCGGACTCGGACTCGGACGAAGCTGCGGAGCTCAGTGTCCATAGCGGCTCTTCTGATGGCAGCGACACGGAAGCCTCGGGCGCCTCCTGGCGGAACGAGCCGGCCCTGCCCGGGACTGGGAGCTCCACCCAGCCCAGGCAAGGCGGGAAGACAGCGGAGATTCTGGGTGTCATCAGCCGAAGCGAGGAGACCCTCTTCGGGGCGAGGGACGCTCGGGGGGGCccacagggacacagggactgGCAGTGA